A stretch of Caenorhabditis elegans chromosome IV DNA encodes these proteins:
- the zen-4 gene encoding Kinesin-like protein (Confirmed by transcript evidence), which produces MSSRKRGITPSRDQVRRKKLSIEETDSIEVVCRLCPYTGSTPSLIAIDEGSIQTVLPPAQFRRENAPQVEKVFRFGRVFSENDGQATVFERTSVDLILNLLKGQNSLLFTYGVTGSGKTYTMTGKPTETGTGLLPRTLDVIFNSINNRVEKCIFYPSALNTFEIRATLDAHLKRHQMAADRLSTSREITDRYCEAIKLSGYNDDMVCSVFVTYVEIYNNYCYDLLEDARNGVLTKREIRHDRQQQMYVDGAKDVEVSSSEEALEVFCLGEERRRVSSTLLNKDSSRSHSVFTIKLVMAPRAYETKSVYPTMDSSQIIVSQLCLVDLAGSERAKRTQNVGERLAEANSINQSLMTLRQCIEVLRRNQKSSSQNLEQVPYRQSKLTHLFKNYLEGNGKIRMVICVNPKPDDYDENMSALAFAEESQTIEVKKQVERMPSERIPHSFFTQWNSELDGSVRMEDDGSREIPCPPTFCLTDCNDKDTVDSMYKYARKLSSLQNSSEEGPSSTLLTMIRQYMMEADYQRVEIARLKDSLNDKDEEIKKLRGFCSRYKRENASMKERIASCEQGEQENALVMEKLMEQKMEDRKIIQSQKKAMRNVRGIIDNPSPSVASLRSRFDQENVAHPTAPIQTPPPPYQTPGRAPVFKKRLEATTSTTVMSGSSSGGSGQQGYVNPKYQRRSKSASRLLDHQPLHRVPTGTVLQSRTPANAIRTTKPEMHQLNKSGEYRLTHQEVDDEGNISTNIVKVNSLVSTQKHACTVPLSFSRVLITHLS; this is translated from the exons atgtcgTCGCGTAAACGAGGAATAACTCCATCGCGAGACCAAGTCCGCCGGAAGAAGTTATCGATTGAAGAAACCGACAGTATCGAAGTCGTTTGTCGTCTTTGTCCATATACTGGCTCGACTCCAAGTCTTATTGCAATTGATGAGGGATCTATTCAAACTGTTCTTCCACCAGCACAGTTCAGACGCGAAAACGCTCCACAAGTTGAGAAAGTGTTTAGATTTGGACgagttttttcggaaaatgatgGACAAGCTACTGTTTTTGAGCGGACATCTgttgatttaattttaaacctATTGAAAGGTCAGAATTCGTTGTTATTCACTTATGGAGTTACTGGATCTGGAAAAACGTATACAATGACGGGAAAACCCACTGAAACCGGCACAGGACTACTGCCGCGTACATTGGATGTAATTTTCAATAGTATTAATAATCG AGTTGAGAAATGCATCTTCTATCCATCAGCACTGAATACATTCGAGATCCGTGCCACATTGGATGCTCACTTGAAACGCCATCAAATGGCTGCAGACCGTCTTTCCACATCACGCGAAATCACTGATCGTTACTGTGAAGCTATAAAGCTGTCAGGCTACAACGACGATATGGTTTGCTCGGTTTTCGTAACCTACGTCGAAATCTACAACAATTATTGCTACGATTTGTTGGAAGACGCCAGAAATGG AGTATTGACGAAGCGTGAAATTCGTCATGATCGTCAGCAACAGATGTACGTCGACGGAGCCAAAGATGTTGAAGTCTCGTCAAGCGAGGAAGCTCTCGAAGTGTTCTGCCTTGGAGAAGAACGTCGTCGTGTATCGTCCACTCTTCTCAACAAAGATTCATCCCGTTCTCATTCCGTATTCACTATCAAATTGGTTATGGCTCCGAGAGCCTACGAGACGAAAAGCGTGTATCCAACAATGGACTCATCGCAAATTATCGTTTCGCAGTTATGTTTGGTAGATTTGGCTGGATCTGagag agcaaAGCGCACACAGAATGTTGGTGAACGTCTTGCGGAAGCCAACTCGATCAATCAGTCCCTCATGACTCTTCGTCAGTGTATTGAAGTACTCCGTCGTAACCAAAAGAGTTCCTCACAAAACCTTGAGCAAGTTCCATATCGCCAGTCAAAATTGActcatttattcaaaaactatctggaaggaaatggaaaaatcagaaTGGTTATTTGTGTGAATCCAAAGCCTGATGATTACGATGAAAACATG AGTGCTCTAGCTTTCGCTGAAGAATCACAAACAATTGAAGTGAAAAAGCAAGTTGAACGAATGCCATCCGAGCGGATTCCTCATTCATTCTTCACCCAATGGAATTCTGAGCTAGATGGATCTGTTCGTATGGAGGATGATGGAAGTAGAGAAATTCCGTGCCCACCGACATTCTGTTTGACA GATTGCAATGACAAAGATACGGTAGATTCCATGTATAAGTATGCTCGGAAACTTTCATCTCTTCAAAATTCATCAGAAGAGGGACCATCTTCAACTCTTCTTACTATGATTCGCCAATACATGATGGAAGCAGACTACCAGCGAGTAGAGATTGCACGTCTCAAAGATTCTCTAAACGACAAGGATGAAGAAATCAAGAAGCTTCGAGGTTTCTGCTCAAGATATAAGCGTGAGAACGCTTCGATGAAGGAACGAATTGCCTCGTGTGAGCAAGGAGAGCAAGAGAATGCTCTGGTTATGGAAAAGCTTAtggaacaaaaaatggagGACAGGAAGATTATTCAGTCACAGAAGAAGGCGATGAGAAATGTTCGTGGAATTATTGATAATCCATCCCCGTCTGTTGCTTCTCTTCGATCACGATTTGATCAAGAGAATGTGGCTCATCCAACAGCTCCAATCCAAACTCCACCACCGCCATATCAAACTCCAGGACGTGCTCCAGTCTTCAAAAAACGGTTAGAAGCCACTACATCGACCACTGTAATGTCTGGATCTTCAAGTGGAGGAAGTGGTCAACAGGGTTACGTTAATCCAAAATATCAAAGAAGATCCAAGTCTGCATCTCGTCTATTGGATCATCAGCCACTTCATCGAGTTCCAACAGGAACGGTTCTTCAGTCTCGTACACCGGCTAACGCCATACGGACTACTAAACCTGAG ATGCATCAGTTGAACAAATCCGGAGAATACCGTCTCACGCATCAAGAAGTTGACGATGAAGGAAACATTAGCACGAATATAGTGAAGGTAAATTCCTTGGTTTCCACCCAAAAACACGCCTGTACCGTCCCGTTGTCGTTTTCCCGTGTCCTTATCACCCATCTTTCCTGA
- the zen-4 gene encoding Kinesin-like protein (Confirmed by transcript evidence) yields the protein MSSRKRGITPSRDQVRRKKLSIEETDSIEVVCRLCPYTGSTPSLIAIDEGSIQTVLPPAQFRRENAPQVEKVFRFGRVFSENDGQATVFERTSVDLILNLLKGQNSLLFTYGVTGSGKTYTMTGKPTETGTGLLPRTLDVIFNSINNRVEKCIFYPSALNTFEIRATLDAHLKRHQMAADRLSTSREITDRYCEAIKLSGYNDDMVCSVFVTYVEIYNNYCYDLLEDARNGVLTKREIRHDRQQQMYVDGAKDVEVSSSEEALEVFCLGEERRRVSSTLLNKDSSRSHSVFTIKLVMAPRAYETKSVYPTMDSSQIIVSQLCLVDLAGSERAKRTQNVGERLAEANSINQSLMTLRQCIEVLRRNQKSSSQNLEQVPYRQSKLTHLFKNYLEGNGKIRMVICVNPKPDDYDENMSALAFAEESQTIEVKKQVERMPSERIPHSFFTQWNSELDGSVRMEDDGSREIPCPPTFCLTDCNDKDTVDSMYKYARKLSSLQNSSEEGPSSTLLTMIRQYMMEADYQRVEIARLKDSLNDKDEEIKKLRGFCSRYKRENASMKERIASCEQGEQENALVMEKLMEQKMEDRKIIQSQKKAMRNVRGIIDNPSPSVASLRSRFDQENVAHPTAPIQTPPPPYQTPGRAPVFKKRLEATTSTTVMSGSSSGGSGQQGYVNPKYQRRSKSASRLLDHQPLHRVPTGTVLQSRTPANAIRTTKPEMHQLNKSGEYRLTHQEVDDEGNISTNIVKGNVIPTVSGGTAVFFNDIERLTHESPSTRK from the exons atgtcgTCGCGTAAACGAGGAATAACTCCATCGCGAGACCAAGTCCGCCGGAAGAAGTTATCGATTGAAGAAACCGACAGTATCGAAGTCGTTTGTCGTCTTTGTCCATATACTGGCTCGACTCCAAGTCTTATTGCAATTGATGAGGGATCTATTCAAACTGTTCTTCCACCAGCACAGTTCAGACGCGAAAACGCTCCACAAGTTGAGAAAGTGTTTAGATTTGGACgagttttttcggaaaatgatgGACAAGCTACTGTTTTTGAGCGGACATCTgttgatttaattttaaacctATTGAAAGGTCAGAATTCGTTGTTATTCACTTATGGAGTTACTGGATCTGGAAAAACGTATACAATGACGGGAAAACCCACTGAAACCGGCACAGGACTACTGCCGCGTACATTGGATGTAATTTTCAATAGTATTAATAATCG AGTTGAGAAATGCATCTTCTATCCATCAGCACTGAATACATTCGAGATCCGTGCCACATTGGATGCTCACTTGAAACGCCATCAAATGGCTGCAGACCGTCTTTCCACATCACGCGAAATCACTGATCGTTACTGTGAAGCTATAAAGCTGTCAGGCTACAACGACGATATGGTTTGCTCGGTTTTCGTAACCTACGTCGAAATCTACAACAATTATTGCTACGATTTGTTGGAAGACGCCAGAAATGG AGTATTGACGAAGCGTGAAATTCGTCATGATCGTCAGCAACAGATGTACGTCGACGGAGCCAAAGATGTTGAAGTCTCGTCAAGCGAGGAAGCTCTCGAAGTGTTCTGCCTTGGAGAAGAACGTCGTCGTGTATCGTCCACTCTTCTCAACAAAGATTCATCCCGTTCTCATTCCGTATTCACTATCAAATTGGTTATGGCTCCGAGAGCCTACGAGACGAAAAGCGTGTATCCAACAATGGACTCATCGCAAATTATCGTTTCGCAGTTATGTTTGGTAGATTTGGCTGGATCTGagag agcaaAGCGCACACAGAATGTTGGTGAACGTCTTGCGGAAGCCAACTCGATCAATCAGTCCCTCATGACTCTTCGTCAGTGTATTGAAGTACTCCGTCGTAACCAAAAGAGTTCCTCACAAAACCTTGAGCAAGTTCCATATCGCCAGTCAAAATTGActcatttattcaaaaactatctggaaggaaatggaaaaatcagaaTGGTTATTTGTGTGAATCCAAAGCCTGATGATTACGATGAAAACATG AGTGCTCTAGCTTTCGCTGAAGAATCACAAACAATTGAAGTGAAAAAGCAAGTTGAACGAATGCCATCCGAGCGGATTCCTCATTCATTCTTCACCCAATGGAATTCTGAGCTAGATGGATCTGTTCGTATGGAGGATGATGGAAGTAGAGAAATTCCGTGCCCACCGACATTCTGTTTGACA GATTGCAATGACAAAGATACGGTAGATTCCATGTATAAGTATGCTCGGAAACTTTCATCTCTTCAAAATTCATCAGAAGAGGGACCATCTTCAACTCTTCTTACTATGATTCGCCAATACATGATGGAAGCAGACTACCAGCGAGTAGAGATTGCACGTCTCAAAGATTCTCTAAACGACAAGGATGAAGAAATCAAGAAGCTTCGAGGTTTCTGCTCAAGATATAAGCGTGAGAACGCTTCGATGAAGGAACGAATTGCCTCGTGTGAGCAAGGAGAGCAAGAGAATGCTCTGGTTATGGAAAAGCTTAtggaacaaaaaatggagGACAGGAAGATTATTCAGTCACAGAAGAAGGCGATGAGAAATGTTCGTGGAATTATTGATAATCCATCCCCGTCTGTTGCTTCTCTTCGATCACGATTTGATCAAGAGAATGTGGCTCATCCAACAGCTCCAATCCAAACTCCACCACCGCCATATCAAACTCCAGGACGTGCTCCAGTCTTCAAAAAACGGTTAGAAGCCACTACATCGACCACTGTAATGTCTGGATCTTCAAGTGGAGGAAGTGGTCAACAGGGTTACGTTAATCCAAAATATCAAAGAAGATCCAAGTCTGCATCTCGTCTATTGGATCATCAGCCACTTCATCGAGTTCCAACAGGAACGGTTCTTCAGTCTCGTACACCGGCTAACGCCATACGGACTACTAAACCTGAG ATGCATCAGTTGAACAAATCCGGAGAATACCGTCTCACGCATCAAGAAGTTGACGATGAAGGAAACATTAGCACGAATATAGTGAAG ggaaatgTAATTCCAACAGTTTCCGGTGGCACTGCCGTGTTCTTCAACGATATCGAGAGACTCACTCACGAATCTCCGAGCACACGAAAGTAA
- the zen-4 gene encoding Kinesin-like protein (Confirmed by transcript evidence) produces MSSRKRGITPSRDQVRRKKLSIEETDSIEVVCRLCPYTGSTPSLIAIDEGSIQTVLPPAQFRRENAPQVEKVFRFGRVFSENDGQATVFERTSVDLILNLLKGQNSLLFTYGVTGSGKTYTMTGKPTETGTGLLPRTLDVIFNSINNRVEKCIFYPSALNTFEIRATLDAHLKRHQMAADRLSTSREITDRYCEAIKLSGYNDDMVCSVFVTYVEIYNNYCYDLLEDARNGSRVLTKREIRHDRQQQMYVDGAKDVEVSSSEEALEVFCLGEERRRVSSTLLNKDSSRSHSVFTIKLVMAPRAYETKSVYPTMDSSQIIVSQLCLVDLAGSERAKRTQNVGERLAEANSINQSLMTLRQCIEVLRRNQKSSSQNLEQVPYRQSKLTHLFKNYLEGNGKIRMVICVNPKPDDYDENMSALAFAEESQTIEVKKQVERMPSERIPHSFFTQWNSELDGSVRMEDDGSREIPCPPTFCLTDCNDKDTVDSMYKYARKLSSLQNSSEEGPSSTLLTMIRQYMMEADYQRVEIARLKDSLNDKDEEIKKLRGFCSRYKRENASMKERIASCEQGEQENALVMEKLMEQKMEDRKIIQSQKKAMRNVRGIIDNPSPSVASLRSRFDQENVAHPTAPIQTPPPPYQTPGRAPVFKKRLEATTSTTVMSGSSSGGSGQQGYVNPKYQRRSKSASRLLDHQPLHRVPTGTVLQSRTPANAIRTTKPEMHQLNKSGEYRLTHQEVDDEGNISTNIVKGNVIPTVSGGTAVFFNDIERLTHESPSTRK; encoded by the exons atgtcgTCGCGTAAACGAGGAATAACTCCATCGCGAGACCAAGTCCGCCGGAAGAAGTTATCGATTGAAGAAACCGACAGTATCGAAGTCGTTTGTCGTCTTTGTCCATATACTGGCTCGACTCCAAGTCTTATTGCAATTGATGAGGGATCTATTCAAACTGTTCTTCCACCAGCACAGTTCAGACGCGAAAACGCTCCACAAGTTGAGAAAGTGTTTAGATTTGGACgagttttttcggaaaatgatgGACAAGCTACTGTTTTTGAGCGGACATCTgttgatttaattttaaacctATTGAAAGGTCAGAATTCGTTGTTATTCACTTATGGAGTTACTGGATCTGGAAAAACGTATACAATGACGGGAAAACCCACTGAAACCGGCACAGGACTACTGCCGCGTACATTGGATGTAATTTTCAATAGTATTAATAATCG AGTTGAGAAATGCATCTTCTATCCATCAGCACTGAATACATTCGAGATCCGTGCCACATTGGATGCTCACTTGAAACGCCATCAAATGGCTGCAGACCGTCTTTCCACATCACGCGAAATCACTGATCGTTACTGTGAAGCTATAAAGCTGTCAGGCTACAACGACGATATGGTTTGCTCGGTTTTCGTAACCTACGTCGAAATCTACAACAATTATTGCTACGATTTGTTGGAAGACGCCAGAAATGG TTCCAGAGTATTGACGAAGCGTGAAATTCGTCATGATCGTCAGCAACAGATGTACGTCGACGGAGCCAAAGATGTTGAAGTCTCGTCAAGCGAGGAAGCTCTCGAAGTGTTCTGCCTTGGAGAAGAACGTCGTCGTGTATCGTCCACTCTTCTCAACAAAGATTCATCCCGTTCTCATTCCGTATTCACTATCAAATTGGTTATGGCTCCGAGAGCCTACGAGACGAAAAGCGTGTATCCAACAATGGACTCATCGCAAATTATCGTTTCGCAGTTATGTTTGGTAGATTTGGCTGGATCTGagag agcaaAGCGCACACAGAATGTTGGTGAACGTCTTGCGGAAGCCAACTCGATCAATCAGTCCCTCATGACTCTTCGTCAGTGTATTGAAGTACTCCGTCGTAACCAAAAGAGTTCCTCACAAAACCTTGAGCAAGTTCCATATCGCCAGTCAAAATTGActcatttattcaaaaactatctggaaggaaatggaaaaatcagaaTGGTTATTTGTGTGAATCCAAAGCCTGATGATTACGATGAAAACATG AGTGCTCTAGCTTTCGCTGAAGAATCACAAACAATTGAAGTGAAAAAGCAAGTTGAACGAATGCCATCCGAGCGGATTCCTCATTCATTCTTCACCCAATGGAATTCTGAGCTAGATGGATCTGTTCGTATGGAGGATGATGGAAGTAGAGAAATTCCGTGCCCACCGACATTCTGTTTGACA GATTGCAATGACAAAGATACGGTAGATTCCATGTATAAGTATGCTCGGAAACTTTCATCTCTTCAAAATTCATCAGAAGAGGGACCATCTTCAACTCTTCTTACTATGATTCGCCAATACATGATGGAAGCAGACTACCAGCGAGTAGAGATTGCACGTCTCAAAGATTCTCTAAACGACAAGGATGAAGAAATCAAGAAGCTTCGAGGTTTCTGCTCAAGATATAAGCGTGAGAACGCTTCGATGAAGGAACGAATTGCCTCGTGTGAGCAAGGAGAGCAAGAGAATGCTCTGGTTATGGAAAAGCTTAtggaacaaaaaatggagGACAGGAAGATTATTCAGTCACAGAAGAAGGCGATGAGAAATGTTCGTGGAATTATTGATAATCCATCCCCGTCTGTTGCTTCTCTTCGATCACGATTTGATCAAGAGAATGTGGCTCATCCAACAGCTCCAATCCAAACTCCACCACCGCCATATCAAACTCCAGGACGTGCTCCAGTCTTCAAAAAACGGTTAGAAGCCACTACATCGACCACTGTAATGTCTGGATCTTCAAGTGGAGGAAGTGGTCAACAGGGTTACGTTAATCCAAAATATCAAAGAAGATCCAAGTCTGCATCTCGTCTATTGGATCATCAGCCACTTCATCGAGTTCCAACAGGAACGGTTCTTCAGTCTCGTACACCGGCTAACGCCATACGGACTACTAAACCTGAG ATGCATCAGTTGAACAAATCCGGAGAATACCGTCTCACGCATCAAGAAGTTGACGATGAAGGAAACATTAGCACGAATATAGTGAAG ggaaatgTAATTCCAACAGTTTCCGGTGGCACTGCCGTGTTCTTCAACGATATCGAGAGACTCACTCACGAATCTCCGAGCACACGAAAGTAA
- the zen-4 gene encoding Kinesin-like protein (Confirmed by transcript evidence), which translates to MSSRKRGITPSRDQVRRKKLSIEETDSIEVVCRLCPYTGSTPSLIAIDEGSIQTVLPPAQFRRENAPQVEKVFRFGRVFSENDGQATVFERTSVDLILNLLKGQNSLLFTYGVTGSGKTYTMTGKPTETGTGLLPRTLDVIFNSINNRVEKCIFYPSALNTFEIRATLDAHLKRHQMAADRLSTSREITDRYCEAIKLSGYNDDMVCSVFVTYVEIYNNYCYDLLEDARNGSRVLTKREIRHDRQQQMYVDGAKDVEVSSSEEALEVFCLGEERRRVSSTLLNKDSSRSHSVFTIKLVMAPRAYETKSVYPTMDSSQIIVSQLCLVDLAGSERAKRTQNVGERLAEANSINQSLMTLRQCIEVLRRNQKSSSQNLEQVPYRQSKLTHLFKNYLEGNGKIRMVICVNPKPDDYDENMSALAFAEESQTIEVKKQVERMPSERIPHSFFTQWNSELDGSVRMEDDGSREIPCPPTFCLTDCNDKDTVDSMYKYARKLSSLQNSSEEGPSSTLLTMIRQYMMEADYQRVEIARLKDSLNDKDEEIKKLRGFCSRYKRENASMKERIASCEQGEQENALVMEKLMEQKMEDRKIIQSQKKAMRNVRGIIDNPSPSVASLRSRFDQENVAHPTAPIQTPPPPYQTPGRAPVFKKRLEATTSTTVMSGSSSGGSGQQGYVNPKYQRRSKSASRLLDHQPLHRVPTGTVLQSRTPANAIRTTKPEMHQLNKSGEYRLTHQEVDDEGNISTNIVKVNSLVSTQKHACTVPLSFSRVLITHLS; encoded by the exons atgtcgTCGCGTAAACGAGGAATAACTCCATCGCGAGACCAAGTCCGCCGGAAGAAGTTATCGATTGAAGAAACCGACAGTATCGAAGTCGTTTGTCGTCTTTGTCCATATACTGGCTCGACTCCAAGTCTTATTGCAATTGATGAGGGATCTATTCAAACTGTTCTTCCACCAGCACAGTTCAGACGCGAAAACGCTCCACAAGTTGAGAAAGTGTTTAGATTTGGACgagttttttcggaaaatgatgGACAAGCTACTGTTTTTGAGCGGACATCTgttgatttaattttaaacctATTGAAAGGTCAGAATTCGTTGTTATTCACTTATGGAGTTACTGGATCTGGAAAAACGTATACAATGACGGGAAAACCCACTGAAACCGGCACAGGACTACTGCCGCGTACATTGGATGTAATTTTCAATAGTATTAATAATCG AGTTGAGAAATGCATCTTCTATCCATCAGCACTGAATACATTCGAGATCCGTGCCACATTGGATGCTCACTTGAAACGCCATCAAATGGCTGCAGACCGTCTTTCCACATCACGCGAAATCACTGATCGTTACTGTGAAGCTATAAAGCTGTCAGGCTACAACGACGATATGGTTTGCTCGGTTTTCGTAACCTACGTCGAAATCTACAACAATTATTGCTACGATTTGTTGGAAGACGCCAGAAATGG TTCCAGAGTATTGACGAAGCGTGAAATTCGTCATGATCGTCAGCAACAGATGTACGTCGACGGAGCCAAAGATGTTGAAGTCTCGTCAAGCGAGGAAGCTCTCGAAGTGTTCTGCCTTGGAGAAGAACGTCGTCGTGTATCGTCCACTCTTCTCAACAAAGATTCATCCCGTTCTCATTCCGTATTCACTATCAAATTGGTTATGGCTCCGAGAGCCTACGAGACGAAAAGCGTGTATCCAACAATGGACTCATCGCAAATTATCGTTTCGCAGTTATGTTTGGTAGATTTGGCTGGATCTGagag agcaaAGCGCACACAGAATGTTGGTGAACGTCTTGCGGAAGCCAACTCGATCAATCAGTCCCTCATGACTCTTCGTCAGTGTATTGAAGTACTCCGTCGTAACCAAAAGAGTTCCTCACAAAACCTTGAGCAAGTTCCATATCGCCAGTCAAAATTGActcatttattcaaaaactatctggaaggaaatggaaaaatcagaaTGGTTATTTGTGTGAATCCAAAGCCTGATGATTACGATGAAAACATG AGTGCTCTAGCTTTCGCTGAAGAATCACAAACAATTGAAGTGAAAAAGCAAGTTGAACGAATGCCATCCGAGCGGATTCCTCATTCATTCTTCACCCAATGGAATTCTGAGCTAGATGGATCTGTTCGTATGGAGGATGATGGAAGTAGAGAAATTCCGTGCCCACCGACATTCTGTTTGACA GATTGCAATGACAAAGATACGGTAGATTCCATGTATAAGTATGCTCGGAAACTTTCATCTCTTCAAAATTCATCAGAAGAGGGACCATCTTCAACTCTTCTTACTATGATTCGCCAATACATGATGGAAGCAGACTACCAGCGAGTAGAGATTGCACGTCTCAAAGATTCTCTAAACGACAAGGATGAAGAAATCAAGAAGCTTCGAGGTTTCTGCTCAAGATATAAGCGTGAGAACGCTTCGATGAAGGAACGAATTGCCTCGTGTGAGCAAGGAGAGCAAGAGAATGCTCTGGTTATGGAAAAGCTTAtggaacaaaaaatggagGACAGGAAGATTATTCAGTCACAGAAGAAGGCGATGAGAAATGTTCGTGGAATTATTGATAATCCATCCCCGTCTGTTGCTTCTCTTCGATCACGATTTGATCAAGAGAATGTGGCTCATCCAACAGCTCCAATCCAAACTCCACCACCGCCATATCAAACTCCAGGACGTGCTCCAGTCTTCAAAAAACGGTTAGAAGCCACTACATCGACCACTGTAATGTCTGGATCTTCAAGTGGAGGAAGTGGTCAACAGGGTTACGTTAATCCAAAATATCAAAGAAGATCCAAGTCTGCATCTCGTCTATTGGATCATCAGCCACTTCATCGAGTTCCAACAGGAACGGTTCTTCAGTCTCGTACACCGGCTAACGCCATACGGACTACTAAACCTGAG ATGCATCAGTTGAACAAATCCGGAGAATACCGTCTCACGCATCAAGAAGTTGACGATGAAGGAAACATTAGCACGAATATAGTGAAGGTAAATTCCTTGGTTTCCACCCAAAAACACGCCTGTACCGTCCCGTTGTCGTTTTCCCGTGTCCTTATCACCCATCTTTCCTGA